In Dioscorea cayenensis subsp. rotundata cultivar TDr96_F1 chromosome 11, TDr96_F1_v2_PseudoChromosome.rev07_lg8_w22 25.fasta, whole genome shotgun sequence, a single genomic region encodes these proteins:
- the LOC120272481 gene encoding tyrosine decarboxylase 1-like, giving the protein MEQENNVFNNNNTSNSSSTTNNNNKNKKKNPLDPEEFRNHGHKLIDFIADYYSNITNYPVRSQAQPGELRRLLPVQAPISPEPIDSILHDINSFILPGLTHWLSPFHFAYFPSSASTAAFLGDLLCSGLNVIPFTWLSSPSATELESIVMDWLAKALALPSSFLFSSGTGGGVLQGTTCEAILCTMLAAREKTLILTGHHRAFDLVVYSSDQAHSSFQKAAKIAGILPSNFRSLSTSSSTFFSFSPSLLRQTISEDLSSGLIPFFICATVGTTSSTAVDPIKELSLIAAEFNLWLHVDSAYAGSAAICPEFRHYFDGVDGASSLSLNAHKWLLTNLDCCCLWVKDQAALTSALSTDPEFLKNDASDSKDKNVVDYKDWQVALSRRFRAMKLWFVLRSHGISGIQSVIRGHVEMAMKFEGMVADDRRFEVVVPRTFAMVCFRLLAPEGWPEEVNELNRRLLEGLNKSGRVCMSHAVVGGVYVIRFAIGATLTEQHHVDLAWRMVRRHADDLLGNVAGEEEEEELKENGYYNCG; this is encoded by the coding sequence ATGGAACAAGAAAACaatgttttcaacaacaacaacacaagcaacagcagcagcaccaccaacaacaacaacaagaacaagaaaaagaatccATTAGACCCAGAAGAGTTCCGCAACCATGGTCACAAGCTGATCGACTTCATTGCAGATTACTACTCAAACATCACCAACTATCCTGTGCGCAGCCAAGCCCAACCAGGCGAGCTCCGTCGTCTCCTTCCTGTCCAAGCTCCCATCTCTCCCGAACCAATAGATTCCATCCTCCATGACATCAACTCCTTCATCCTCCCCGGCCTCACCCACTGGCTCAGCCCTTTTCACTTTGCCTACTTCCCCTCCAGCGCTAGCACCGCTGCCTTCCTCGGTGACCTCCTCTGCTCCGGCCTCAACGTCATCCCTTTCACCTGGCTCTCCTCTCCTTCCGCTACAGAGCTCGAATCCATCGTCATGGACTGGCTTGCCAAAGCTCTCGCCTTACCTTCCTCCTTCCTCTTCTCCTCCGGCACCGGCGGTGGCGTCCTCCAAGGCACCACCTGCGAAGCCATTCTCTGCACCATGCTTGCTGCCCGTgaaaaaacactaatcctcacCGGCCATCACCGTGCCTTTGACCTTGTTGTCTACTCATCAGACCAAGCCCACTCATCCTTCCAAAAAGCCGCCAAGATCGCCGGCATCCTCCCTTCCAACTTCCGATCTCTCTCCACTTCCTCGTctaccttcttttctttctctccttCTCTTCTCCGGCAAACAATCTCCGAAGATCTCTCCTCCGGCCTCATCCCTTTCTTCATCTGCGCCACCGTCGGGACCACCTCATCCACCGCTGTTGACCCTATCAAAGAGCTCTCACTTATTGCAGCGGAATTTAATCTTTGGCTCCATGTTGACTCAGCTTATGCCGGCAGCGCCGCCATTTGCCCGGAATTCCGACACTACTTCGATGGAGTCGATGGTGCTAGCTCTCTTAGTCTCAATGCTCACAAATGGCTTTTAACCAACTTGGACTGTTGTTGTCTTTGGGTGAAGGATCAAGCGGCGTTGACTTCGGCGTTGTCAACTGACCCGGAGTTCTTGAAGAACGACGCCAGTGATTCCAAGGACAAGAATGTGGTTGACTATAAAGACTGGCAGGTGGCTCTGAGCCGCCGGTTCAGGGCCATGAAGCTTTGGTTCGTGCTTAGAAGCCATGGTATTAGTGGGATTCAGAGCGTGATAAGAGGACACGTGGAGATGGCCATGAAATTTGAGGGAATGGTCGCCGATGACCGGAGGTTTGAGGTGGTGGTTCCGAGGACCTTTGCTATGGTTTGCTTTAGGTTGCTGGCGCCGGAAGGGTGGCCGGAGGAGGTTAATGAGTTGAACCGGAGGTTGCTTGAGGGGTTGAACAAGTCCGGTAGGGTTTGCATGAGCCATGCAGTGGTTGGTGGGGTGTACGTGATTAGGTTCGCCATCGGCGCCACCTTGACGGAGCAGCACCATGTGGACTTGGCTTGGAGGATGGTTCGCCGGCATGCTGATGATCTTCTCGGTAATGTCGccggagaggaggaggaggaggagttaaAAGAGAATGGTTATTATAATTGTGGGTAA
- the LOC120271550 gene encoding peroxidase 39-like, with protein sequence MGSIMCLQICSLLGLLIVTDADLQLGLYTKTCPKAESIVFQYNREHIPHARSLAAAVLRMHFHDCFVRGCHALVLLNSISKTPEEKRTPPNLSLRGFSFIDQIKSLVEKECLELFHVRTLSAFK encoded by the exons ATGGGAAGCATTATGTGCTTACAGATATGCTCCCTCTTGGGATTACTGATTGTTACCGATGCTGATTTGCAATTAGGTCTCTACACTAAGACTTGTCCCAAGGCTGAGAGCATTGTGTTTCAGTATAACAGGGAGCATATTCCTCATGCACGATCTCTTGCTGCTGCTGTTCTTAGAATGCATTTCCATGACTGCTTTGTGAGG GGTTGTCATGCTTTAGTTCTTCTGAATTCCATAAGCAAAACACCAGAAGAGAAAAGAACGCCTCCAAATCTGTCTCTCCGTGGATTCAGCTTTATTGACCAAATCAAAAGTTTGGTTGAAAAAGAGTGTCTGGAGTTGTTTCATGTGCGGACATTGTCAGCTTTTAAGTAG